One part of the Nitrospinota bacterium genome encodes these proteins:
- a CDS encoding 50S ribosomal protein L1, whose translation MPRNSKRFRAAAAKVDREKKYPLADALALVKANAGAKFDETVEIAVRLGVDPAKADQMVRGAVTMPKGTGKKRRVAVFAKGEKLKEAEAAGADTAGGDDLVTKVAGGWMDFDIAVATPDMMGQVGKLGKVLGPRGLMPNPKSGTVTFDIAGAVKEIRAGKVEFRVDKAGVLHAPIGKASFAAADLYVNARALLDTINKLKPSTSKGTYVRSVAVSSTMGPGVRVDVTEASAGQAA comes from the coding sequence ATGCCAAGGAACAGTAAGAGATTCAGGGCCGCCGCCGCGAAGGTGGACAGGGAGAAGAAATATCCCCTGGCCGATGCCCTGGCGCTGGTGAAGGCGAACGCCGGCGCGAAGTTTGACGAGACGGTGGAGATCGCCGTCCGTCTGGGGGTGGACCCGGCCAAGGCGGACCAGATGGTGCGCGGGGCGGTGACCATGCCCAAGGGCACGGGGAAGAAACGCCGCGTGGCCGTGTTCGCCAAGGGAGAAAAGCTGAAGGAAGCGGAGGCCGCTGGCGCCGACACAGCCGGTGGCGACGATCTTGTGACCAAGGTGGCCGGGGGCTGGATGGACTTTGACATAGCGGTGGCCACTCCTGACATGATGGGGCAGGTGGGCAAGCTTGGCAAGGTGCTGGGGCCCAGGGGGCTTATGCCAAATCCAAAGTCCGGCACGGTGACTTTTGACATCGCCGGGGCGGTCAAGGAAATACGGGCGGGCAAGGTGGAGTTCCGGGTGGACAAGGCCGGCGTGCTTCACGCCCCCATTGGGAAGGCCAGTTTCGCCGCCGCGGACCTTTATGTGAACGCCCGTGCGTTGCTGGACACGATAAACAAGTTGAAGCCGTCCACTTCCAAGGGGACGTACGTTCGAAGCGTGGCTGTCAGCTCGACGATGGGGCCCGGTGTGCGCGTGGACGTCACCGAGGCTTCAGCGGGCCAGGCGGCTTGA
- a CDS encoding 50S ribosomal protein L10, which translates to MVTEAKKTEVEELHKAFDEAKVALLANFSGVTVEDVDVLRRKLRGANTRLKVVKNTLARIAVKGTGCESAGGLFKGPVTVALGYGDDISATAKVFLDFAKGKEENLKILGGVVDGSFVGPDVVKKLASLPPKPVVQAMFLGLLQAPARNFLGVMEGAARKFLYAVNAIAEKKKEQGQG; encoded by the coding sequence ATGGTGACCGAGGCGAAGAAAACTGAGGTTGAAGAGCTCCACAAGGCTTTCGATGAGGCCAAGGTGGCCCTTCTGGCCAATTTCTCCGGCGTTACGGTGGAGGATGTGGACGTTCTTAGGAGGAAACTGCGCGGGGCGAACACGCGGCTGAAGGTGGTGAAGAACACCTTGGCCAGGATCGCCGTGAAAGGGACCGGATGCGAGTCTGCCGGCGGGCTTTTCAAGGGGCCGGTGACGGTGGCGTTGGGCTATGGCGACGACATAAGCGCCACGGCGAAGGTGTTCCTGGATTTCGCGAAAGGCAAAGAGGAAAACCTCAAGATACTCGGCGGAGTGGTGGACGGTTCGTTTGTAGGCCCGGACGTGGTCAAGAAACTAGCCAGCCTGCCGCCCAAGCCGGTTGTCCAGGCGATGTTCCTCGGGTTGCTGCAGGCTCCGGCCCGCAATTTCCTGGGGGTTATGGAAGGCGCGGCTAGGAAGTTCCTGTACGCCGTGAACGCGATAGCGGAAAAGAAGAAAGAACAAGGCCAGGGCTGA
- the secE gene encoding preprotein translocase subunit SecE has translation MLADKIGQLTQFFKEVRIETKKVTFPSRKDTLVTTYVVIALVIIISIYLGIVDFALSKLFGLALK, from the coding sequence ATGTTGGCTGATAAGATCGGGCAATTGACGCAGTTTTTCAAAGAGGTGCGCATAGAGACCAAGAAGGTGACCTTTCCGAGCAGGAAAGACACCTTGGTGACCACCTACGTGGTGATAGCGCTTGTGATAATCATAAGCATCTATCTGGGAATAGTGGACTTCGCGCTGTCCAAGCTGTTTGGCTTGGCGCTCAAGTAG
- the nusG gene encoding transcription termination/antitermination protein NusG, whose product METEEKQQAGEDAGVPAEAANPDMKWYILHTYSGYEKKVMDQLRKRMNQHGLGDKVGEILVPEEAVVEIKGGKKKTSKRKFFPGYIVIQMVMDETSWHVVKDTPRITGFLGDANAPVPLSAAEVDRLREQLSGTAEKPKLKFSFQVGESVRVNEGPFANFTGVLDEVNPERGKVKVMVSIFGRATPVELEFSQIEKV is encoded by the coding sequence ATGGAGACAGAAGAAAAGCAGCAGGCCGGGGAAGACGCCGGCGTTCCGGCCGAGGCGGCCAATCCGGACATGAAGTGGTACATACTCCACACGTATTCCGGTTATGAGAAGAAGGTGATGGATCAACTGCGGAAGCGGATGAACCAGCATGGCCTGGGAGACAAGGTCGGCGAGATACTTGTTCCCGAGGAGGCCGTTGTCGAGATCAAGGGTGGAAAGAAGAAGACGAGCAAACGCAAGTTTTTTCCCGGTTACATAGTCATCCAGATGGTGATGGACGAGACCTCCTGGCACGTGGTCAAGGACACGCCCAGGATCACCGGGTTTTTGGGTGACGCGAATGCCCCGGTGCCGCTGTCGGCCGCCGAGGTGGACAGGCTCCGGGAGCAGCTTTCGGGCACGGCGGAAAAGCCTAAGCTCAAGTTCTCGTTCCAGGTGGGCGAATCGGTGCGGGTGAACGAAGGGCCGTTCGCGAATTTCACCGGGGTGCTGGACGAGGTGAATCCGGAGCGGGGCAAGGTAAAGGTCATGGTGAGCATCTTCGGCCGGGCCACTCCGGTGGAGCTGGAGTTCTCCCAGATAGAGAAAGTATAA
- the tuf gene encoding elongation factor Tu (EF-Tu; promotes GTP-dependent binding of aminoacyl-tRNA to the A-site of ribosomes during protein biosynthesis; when the tRNA anticodon matches the mRNA codon, GTP hydrolysis results; the inactive EF-Tu-GDP leaves the ribosome and release of GDP is promoted by elongation factor Ts; many prokaryotes have two copies of the gene encoding EF-Tu) yields the protein MVMPGDNVSISVELITPIAMEKELRFAIREGGRTVGAGVITEVLE from the coding sequence GATGGTGATGCCCGGCGACAACGTGTCTATAAGCGTTGAGCTGATCACGCCAATCGCGATGGAAAAAGAGCTTAGGTTCGCGATCCGCGAGGGCGGACGCACCGTGGGCGCGGGTGTGATAACGGAAGTTTTGGAGTAG
- the rpmG gene encoding 50S ribosomal protein L33: MRDIIHLQCVECKRKNYSATKNKKTKPDRLEFSKYCRFCGKHTAHKETK; this comes from the coding sequence ATGCGGGACATAATTCACCTGCAATGCGTGGAGTGCAAGAGGAAGAACTACAGCGCGACGAAGAACAAGAAGACCAAGCCGGACAGGCTGGAGTTCTCGAAGTACTGCCGGTTCTGCGGAAAGCACACGGCGCACAAGGAGACCAAGTAA
- the rplK gene encoding 50S ribosomal protein L11: MAKEVTGKIKLQVPAGAANPAPPVGPALGQHGVNIMEFCKQFNARTQGQEGLIIPVIISVYSDRSFTFELKSPPAAVLIKRAAGIAKGSAEPNKSKVGKITWDQVREIARTKKADLSAADEDAAMKSVAGTARSMGVIIE; the protein is encoded by the coding sequence ATGGCCAAGGAAGTCACAGGGAAAATAAAATTGCAGGTTCCGGCGGGGGCCGCCAATCCGGCGCCGCCGGTGGGCCCGGCTCTGGGCCAGCACGGCGTGAACATAATGGAGTTCTGCAAGCAGTTCAACGCCAGGACGCAGGGTCAGGAAGGGCTTATCATTCCGGTGATCATCAGCGTGTACTCGGACAGGAGCTTCACGTTCGAGCTCAAGTCCCCCCCGGCGGCGGTGCTGATAAAGAGGGCGGCCGGGATCGCGAAAGGGTCCGCCGAGCCCAACAAGAGCAAAGTGGGTAAAATCACCTGGGATCAGGTGCGGGAGATAGCCAGGACCAAGAAAGCCGATCTGTCGGCGGCCGATGAGGACGCGGCGATGAAATCGGTGGCGGGAACGGCCCGCTCTATGGGTGTGATTATCGAATGA
- the rplL gene encoding 50S ribosomal protein L7/L12, whose protein sequence is MPATKDDVKEFIRNMPVHELLGFVKELEEEWGVSAAAPAAVAVAAGGAAGGAAAEAAPTEVNVVLTAAGDKKIQVIKVVRELTGLGLKEAKDLVDGAPKNVKEKVSPDEAKKIKEALEKEGATVEIK, encoded by the coding sequence ATGCCAGCTACGAAGGACGATGTGAAGGAATTCATCAGGAACATGCCCGTTCACGAGCTTCTGGGCTTCGTGAAGGAGCTTGAGGAAGAATGGGGCGTTTCCGCCGCCGCTCCGGCCGCCGTGGCCGTTGCAGCCGGCGGGGCCGCCGGTGGCGCGGCAGCCGAGGCCGCTCCCACGGAGGTCAACGTTGTGCTTACCGCCGCTGGCGACAAGAAGATCCAGGTGATCAAGGTCGTACGCGAGCTGACCGGGCTTGGCCTCAAGGAAGCCAAGGACCTGGTGGACGGCGCTCCGAAAAACGTGAAGGAGAAGGTGTCGCCGGACGAAGCCAAGAAGATAAAGGAGGCGCTGGAGAAGGAAGGCGCCACCGTCGAGATAAAGTAG
- the rpoB gene encoding DNA-directed RNA polymerase subunit beta: MAKVTGYRRGKEPIKRRNFSRIPTIMEIPNLLEIQTKFYEKFLQKNTAPQKRQSAGLQEVFTSVFPISDYNQTAMLEFKGYELGIWECKCGEYMDLGGPGVVCSTCKKEVTYKETYRKEECLKRGLTYADPLKIKVQLVVKDRDEETGATHIREIKEQKIYLGEIPLMTDTGTFIINGTERVAVSQMHRSPGAFFTSEKGKGPQSGQTAYSARLIPYRGSWLDFEFDVKDILYARIDRRRKFPATVLLKALGYDTPELLGFFYRFMAVKYNTGTDEFSTQLNRDALPMGLKSHADIHDPKTGELIVKAGRKLNRKIMKGLDAANVKSLKLSDEELIGRFMAEDIVDEQTGEILIEINSAISADTLKIIRDRKIESAQILVVDEQFRDTSMRDTLMLDKIESQDEALKEIYKRMRPGDPPTADTARTLFDNLFFNPKRYDLSEVGRHKLNSRFALELPLSQRLITKGDIIGTVKVLFDLRRGAGSVDDIDHLGNRRVRSVGESVENQFRIGLVRMEKAIVERMNMMDLTTCMPHDLINSKPVTAAIKEFFGSSQLSQFMDQTNPLSSVTHKRRLSALGPGGLTRERAGFEVRDVHPSHYGRICPIETPEGPNIGLISSLSTFARVNDFGFIETPYRKVENGVVQEDVHYLSATDEDKYSIAQANAPLDDKGKFLIDLVSARKGGDYVLLPPEEVQYMDVSPKQLVSVAASLIPFLENDDANRALMGSNMQRQAVPLLRTETPLVGTGMEAKVARDSGAVVSARNAGEVISVDASRVVVRAEAKDRHESKVDIYRLTKYSRSNQNTCVNQVPVVSLGQKMRKGDVIADGQSTDRGELALGRNVLVAFMPWNGYNFEDAIIVSEKVVKEDIYTSIHIEEFEVEARDTRQGKEEITRDIPNVSEESLKNLDESGIIRIGAKVKTGDIMVGKVTPKGETLLSPEEKLLKAIFGEKAGDVRDTSLTVPPGNEGTVIHVKVFSRRGAEKDTRSEAIEAEDKDQLEKDMAEEIEIVGQEKDEKIRSLLLNKTASADVKKGSKVLVTKKTKLTADILAGLEGKDLLKVEVDAAGDIEDTIRQLDDEAKEEIDTIRAKYEDRITKFARGDELPPGVIKMVKVYVAIKRKLQVGDKMAGRHGNKGVVSVIVPEEDMPFMDDGTPIEIILNPLGVPSRMNVGQIMETNLGMAAKRLGDHMTTPVFDGAHEGEIADLLEKSGYPRNGKIKLTDGRSGDRFDQSVLVGYIYMLKLHHLVDDKIHARSTGPYSLVTQQPLGGKAQFGGQRLGEMEVWALEAYGAAYTLQEMLTVKSDDVEGRKRMYESIVKGDHTLHPGLPESFNVLVKELQALALDVELLQHSG, translated from the coding sequence ATGGCGAAAGTCACCGGCTACAGGCGCGGTAAAGAACCCATCAAACGCAGGAATTTCTCCCGGATCCCCACGATAATGGAGATCCCGAACCTGCTGGAGATACAGACAAAATTTTACGAGAAGTTCCTGCAGAAGAACACGGCTCCGCAGAAGCGGCAGAGCGCCGGGCTGCAGGAGGTGTTCACCAGCGTATTCCCCATTTCCGACTACAACCAGACGGCGATGCTGGAGTTCAAGGGGTACGAACTGGGCATATGGGAATGCAAGTGCGGCGAGTACATGGACCTGGGCGGGCCCGGGGTGGTGTGCTCCACTTGCAAAAAAGAGGTCACGTACAAGGAGACCTACCGCAAGGAGGAGTGCCTCAAGCGCGGCCTGACGTACGCCGACCCGCTCAAGATCAAGGTGCAGCTCGTGGTCAAGGACCGCGATGAGGAGACAGGCGCCACCCACATAAGGGAGATCAAGGAGCAGAAGATATACCTGGGCGAAATCCCGCTGATGACGGACACGGGGACGTTCATCATAAACGGGACGGAGCGTGTGGCGGTGAGCCAGATGCACAGGTCGCCCGGGGCGTTTTTCACAAGCGAGAAGGGGAAAGGGCCCCAGTCTGGCCAGACGGCCTATTCGGCCAGGCTCATCCCGTACCGCGGCTCGTGGCTGGACTTCGAGTTCGACGTAAAGGACATCCTTTACGCGCGCATAGACAGGCGGCGCAAGTTCCCGGCCACCGTGCTGCTCAAGGCATTGGGGTACGACACTCCGGAGCTTCTGGGCTTTTTCTACCGGTTCATGGCGGTCAAGTACAACACCGGGACGGACGAATTTTCCACCCAGTTGAACCGCGACGCGCTTCCGATGGGCTTAAAGTCCCACGCGGACATCCATGACCCGAAGACCGGCGAGCTTATCGTGAAGGCCGGCCGCAAGCTGAACCGGAAGATCATGAAGGGGCTGGATGCGGCCAACGTCAAATCGCTCAAGCTCAGCGACGAGGAGCTGATCGGCCGTTTCATGGCCGAGGACATCGTCGACGAGCAGACCGGAGAGATACTCATCGAGATCAATTCGGCGATCAGCGCCGACACGCTCAAGATCATCCGGGACCGGAAGATCGAATCGGCGCAGATTCTGGTGGTGGACGAGCAGTTCCGGGACACCTCGATGCGCGACACGCTCATGCTCGACAAGATCGAGTCGCAGGACGAGGCGCTCAAGGAGATATACAAGAGGATGCGCCCCGGCGATCCGCCGACCGCGGACACCGCCAGGACGCTTTTTGACAACCTGTTCTTCAATCCGAAAAGGTACGACCTTTCGGAGGTGGGCCGCCACAAGCTCAACAGCAGGTTTGCCTTGGAACTGCCGCTTTCACAACGGCTGATAACCAAGGGGGACATCATCGGCACCGTGAAGGTGCTGTTCGACCTGCGGCGCGGCGCCGGTTCCGTGGACGACATCGACCACCTGGGCAACCGCCGGGTGCGCTCTGTTGGCGAGTCTGTTGAGAACCAGTTCCGGATCGGCCTTGTGCGGATGGAGAAAGCCATCGTCGAGCGGATGAACATGATGGACCTTACCACATGCATGCCGCACGACCTTATCAACTCCAAACCTGTGACCGCGGCGATAAAGGAGTTCTTCGGATCGTCGCAGCTGTCTCAGTTCATGGACCAGACAAATCCGCTGTCGTCGGTGACACACAAGCGCAGGCTTTCGGCCCTCGGGCCTGGCGGCCTTACGCGGGAACGGGCCGGATTCGAGGTGCGCGACGTGCATCCGAGCCATTACGGGCGCATATGCCCCATCGAGACCCCTGAAGGCCCGAACATAGGCCTTATCTCGTCGCTTTCGACTTTTGCGAGGGTGAACGACTTCGGGTTCATCGAGACGCCGTACCGCAAGGTGGAGAACGGAGTGGTGCAGGAAGATGTGCATTATCTTTCGGCCACGGACGAGGACAAGTATTCGATAGCTCAGGCCAACGCCCCGCTGGATGACAAGGGGAAGTTCCTGATAGACTTGGTCTCCGCCCGCAAGGGGGGTGACTACGTGCTGCTGCCTCCGGAGGAGGTGCAGTACATGGACGTTTCGCCCAAACAGCTTGTGTCGGTGGCGGCGTCGCTGATCCCGTTCCTTGAGAACGACGACGCGAACCGCGCGCTGATGGGCTCGAACATGCAGAGGCAGGCTGTGCCTCTGCTGCGGACGGAGACCCCGCTGGTGGGCACCGGCATGGAGGCCAAGGTTGCCAGGGACTCTGGCGCCGTGGTGTCCGCCCGGAACGCGGGCGAGGTGATAAGCGTGGATGCGTCCCGCGTGGTGGTTCGCGCCGAGGCGAAGGACCGGCACGAGTCCAAGGTGGACATTTACAGGCTGACCAAGTACAGCCGTTCCAACCAGAACACCTGCGTCAACCAGGTTCCGGTGGTGTCGCTGGGGCAGAAGATGCGCAAGGGGGACGTGATAGCCGACGGGCAGTCCACCGACCGGGGCGAGCTGGCCCTGGGGCGCAACGTGCTGGTGGCGTTCATGCCGTGGAACGGATACAACTTCGAGGACGCGATCATCGTCTCCGAGAAGGTGGTGAAAGAAGACATATACACCTCCATCCACATCGAGGAATTCGAGGTGGAGGCGAGGGACACCAGGCAGGGCAAAGAGGAGATCACCAGGGACATCCCGAACGTCTCCGAGGAGTCGCTCAAGAACCTGGACGAGTCCGGCATCATCCGGATAGGCGCCAAGGTGAAGACCGGGGACATCATGGTGGGCAAGGTCACCCCGAAAGGGGAGACGCTGCTGTCGCCGGAGGAAAAGCTTCTCAAGGCTATCTTCGGCGAAAAGGCAGGGGACGTGCGCGACACGTCGCTGACCGTGCCCCCCGGGAACGAAGGTACGGTGATCCACGTGAAGGTGTTCTCCAGGCGCGGCGCGGAGAAGGACACGCGCTCGGAGGCCATCGAGGCTGAGGACAAGGACCAGCTTGAAAAGGACATGGCCGAGGAGATCGAGATTGTCGGGCAGGAGAAGGACGAGAAGATCCGCTCCCTGCTTTTGAACAAGACCGCCTCCGCGGACGTGAAAAAAGGCTCCAAGGTCCTTGTGACCAAGAAGACCAAGCTTACCGCCGATATCCTCGCCGGGCTTGAGGGCAAGGACCTGTTGAAGGTGGAAGTGGACGCGGCCGGCGATATCGAGGATACGATCCGCCAGTTGGACGACGAGGCGAAGGAGGAGATAGATACCATCCGGGCCAAGTATGAGGACCGGATCACCAAATTCGCCCGCGGGGACGAGCTTCCGCCGGGGGTGATCAAGATGGTGAAGGTGTATGTGGCCATTAAGCGCAAGTTGCAAGTGGGCGACAAAATGGCCGGCCGCCACGGCAACAAGGGCGTGGTGTCGGTGATTGTGCCGGAGGAGGACATGCCGTTCATGGACGACGGCACGCCGATAGAGATCATCCTCAACCCGCTGGGCGTTCCTTCCCGTATGAACGTCGGGCAAATCATGGAGACCAACCTTGGGATGGCCGCCAAAAGGCTTGGCGACCATATGACGACCCCGGTTTTCGACGGGGCGCATGAGGGTGAGATAGCCGACCTTCTTGAAAAGTCCGGCTACCCGCGCAACGGCAAGATCAAGCTGACCGACGGGCGCTCAGGCGACAGGTTCGACCAGAGCGTGCTGGTGGGTTACATCTATATGTTGAAACTCCACCACCTGGTGGACGACAAGATCCACGCCCGGTCCACCGGCCCGTACTCGCTTGTGACCCAGCAGCCGCTGGGAGGCAAGGCGCAGTTCGGCGGACAGAGGCTCGGCGAAATGGAAGTGTGGGCGCTGGAGGCATATGGCGCGGCGTACACACTGCAGGAGATGCTCACGGTGAAGTCCGACGACGTGGAAGGGCGAAAGCGCATGTACGAGTCTATCGTGAAAGGCGACCATACGCTCCACCCCGGCCTGCCGGAGTCGTTCAACGTCCTTGTCAAGGAGCTTCAGGCCCTGGCGCTGGACGTGGAGCTTCTGCAGCATTCCGGATGA